Proteins from one Osmerus mordax isolate fOsmMor3 chromosome 21, fOsmMor3.pri, whole genome shotgun sequence genomic window:
- the soul4 gene encoding heme-binding protein soul4 gives MALISLDDLEGFDEEQLDDDITDNPEPVGDEEQERLYNHWQAVASTHQVSVPQEMTGPIQEMTRRNQEREPVPSVTISRHEKLGEVVYEERMYPAGHWACVTKGEKLYEQSISMGFMKLMRFICKENSAGRYLGMTVPIVNNIHITEDGFTFKKDILTAYYLPAEFQANPVQPTDPDIIIVRREAFRVITRIFYGTTTEETITQQINMLWEILGATDDVHRDSYMVAVYENPGVTCRRNEIWFIRREP, from the exons ATGGCTCTCATCTCCCTGGATGATCTTGAAGGATTTGATGAGGAACAGCTggatgatgacatcacagacaaTCCCGAGCCAGTGGGTGATGAGGAACAGGAAAGATTATACAACCACTGGCAGGCAGTCGCCAGCACACATCAGGTCTCTGTCCCTCAAG AAATGACCGGACCAATACAGGAAATGACGAGGCGGAACCAAGAGCGGGAACCGGTGCCATCTGTCACCATTTCTCGACATGAAAAG CTTGGCGAGGTGGTGTATGAGGAGAGAATGTACCCTGCCGGACACTGGGCCTGCGTCACAAAAGGGGAGAAACTGTATGAACAAAGCATTTCCATGGGTTTCATGAAACTGATGCGCTTCATTTGCAAGGAGAACTCGGCAG GACGCTACCTTGGGATGACGGTGCCTATTGTAAATAATATCCATATCACAGAGGATGGCTTTACTTTTAAGAAGGACATCTTGACAGCATACTACCTTCCTGCAGAGTTCCAAGCCAACCCAGTCCAGCCCACTGATCCGGACATTATCATTGTCCGCAGGGAGGCTTTTCGAGTTATCACCcg GATTTTCTATGGCACGACCACAGAGGAGACCATCACACAGCAGATCAACATGCTGTGGGAGATACTGGGCGCCACAGACGACGTGCACCGAGACTCCTACATGGTGGCCGTCTACGAGAACCCGGGGGTGACCTGCCGCAGGAACGAGATCTGGTTTATTCGTCGAGAACCCTAA